From Humisphaera borealis, the proteins below share one genomic window:
- a CDS encoding TspO/MBR family protein, translating into MRNAVALTGFIILCLAAGGIGGWLTSDAVRSWYPTLVKPSWNPPPWIFGPVWTTLYVMMGIAAFLVWRAHSKLGTRALTLFAIQLLLNVAWSWIFFSQRQIGWAAVEVVVLLLAIIATTALFWRVSRPAGALMFPYIAWVSFASFLNFTIWQLNR; encoded by the coding sequence ATGCGAAACGCCGTTGCCCTCACCGGGTTCATCATTCTGTGCCTTGCGGCCGGCGGAATTGGCGGCTGGTTGACATCCGATGCTGTCCGCAGCTGGTATCCGACACTCGTCAAGCCGAGCTGGAATCCTCCGCCTTGGATCTTCGGCCCGGTCTGGACCACGCTCTACGTAATGATGGGCATCGCCGCGTTCCTGGTGTGGCGGGCCCACTCGAAGCTCGGCACCCGTGCCCTGACGCTGTTTGCGATCCAACTGCTCCTCAACGTCGCCTGGAGCTGGATCTTTTTCAGCCAGCGGCAGATCGGCTGGGCGGCGGTTGAAGTGGTGGTGCTGCTACTGGCCATCATTGCGACGACGGCCTTGTTCTGGCGCGTTTCCCGGCCGGCCGGCGCTTTGATGTTCCCCTATATCGCCTGGGTGTCCTTCGCGTCGTTTCTCAACTTTACGATCTGGCAGTTGAACCGATGA
- a CDS encoding universal stress protein, with product MSTQSLLAAVERYLEEEQTVLAASGEAGTKGVESRLAAARRALRREMESLSTWEHTPHAFSRVMVAVDDSKQAEWALELGVRIARTTGAAMAVVHVVPEPGSVSPELAYAEPALRAERRESAQRLLQEIVSRIPEGIKVTSVLHEGAASRHICAAAKDWEADVIVIGTHGRGLLGRLLLGGTAEMVVRHAHCPVLTVAHPPVPATQLSEEPAEHADAVAAAER from the coding sequence ATGTCGACTCAATCACTTCTTGCCGCGGTGGAACGTTACCTTGAAGAAGAGCAGACCGTACTCGCCGCCTCGGGCGAAGCGGGCACCAAAGGGGTGGAAAGCCGTCTGGCAGCTGCGCGTCGGGCGTTGCGGCGGGAGATGGAATCGCTCAGCACATGGGAACACACGCCGCATGCGTTCTCTCGCGTGATGGTCGCGGTTGACGACAGCAAGCAGGCGGAGTGGGCGCTGGAACTGGGTGTAAGAATCGCACGGACCACGGGAGCCGCGATGGCGGTGGTTCATGTGGTTCCGGAGCCGGGTTCGGTCTCGCCGGAGCTGGCCTACGCCGAGCCGGCACTTCGGGCTGAGCGGCGTGAATCGGCGCAGCGGTTGCTTCAGGAGATCGTTTCCAGGATTCCCGAGGGCATCAAGGTGACGTCGGTGCTTCACGAAGGCGCGGCATCCCGACATATCTGCGCCGCGGCGAAGGACTGGGAGGCCGATGTCATTGTCATTGGCACGCACGGCCGTGGGTTATTGGGTCGGTTGCTTTTGGGTGGAACGGCCGAGATGGTCGTTCGCCACGCACATTGCCCGGTGCTGACGGTTGCTCACCCGCCAGTCCCGGCAACGCAGCTGAGCGAGGAGCCGGCCGAGCACGCCGATGCCGTTGCGGCCGCGGAGAGGTGA